CCGCTCGGTGGGAGGAAGGAACGAATGCAGCGGCTAATGAATGAAGGCTTAAAAGATGGCAGCATCTTTCATTGCGAGTTGTGCCGCATCCGACGGCAAAGTTGTTTGAACATTTTTCTAAGGAACGCAACTATGTGCATATCATCCCAATTGTATAGCATCTTTAATACCatgggaacattttttttcctcttattcTATTGTTTctttggagtgtgtgtgtgtgtgtttgtaaatgtgtgcgcgcgtgcgaTTGGGTACTGTCGCGTAGTCGACATCGGGCTTTTGTTTTCCTCTAAGAGGATTGTTGCTCATTTTTGAACCTTTGTGAATGGGATGTTTTAGAGAAGTGGCACAGGTATTTATGGGTTCTTGGTTGTCGGCTTTCAACATGTTCAATTCAACTCATTTAGATTGTTTACTACGCTGTAGTGAGTCAAGACACTACCGATAgagcaaaaatgacaaataatttgggtttacatttaattttgtatttttgcgtTTTTCATTCACGTGTTCTAAGTTCTGGCCAAACAAACGATTAGGCTAAAGAATGTATAAATTCCTAATAAGTACCCAGTCTCTAATGGCAAATATCCCTTCTTAAGGTGTTACATTTGTTGTGAATTTTTTTGAACTGATTAAAAAATTTAGAGTTTTACTAGCTTCGGCGTTATTTGTCCAATGTCAAAGAAACGCTCAAATCTATTAAgatctttttatttgtgttaAAAGCAGTGTTGAAGAGCGCATATGTGAAGTGAAAGTGATGAGGTTGATGATGGGAGGTCGCAGAGCCCACCAATCGCGTGAGTTCACCTTGTTTCATCTTTTGTACTCTGGTGGACAGATGAGCCGGACCAAGAAACAGAGCTACTATAATACACTCTCATGTTGTCCTTTCCCAAGCCCCTCCTTGTTTGTGGTCCAAAAATAAATCCTCCAAGAAACACTTGAGATGTGCAACCAAGTCAGAGTGGCGCTTTCTGCGAGCTCCTTGTTTTTGAAGGACTGAGTGCAGCTGCACAAACAAACTGTGCACCACGTGATGATCCCCTCACGGTCACCTGAGTTTAGCAGCAGGGATGCCGCTCGATTGCCGCTTCACGACCCTTTGGTGTGAAAAGGGGGTGCAATGGGGGGTTTCAACTCATGACCACATAGCAAGCGGACATGTCAGCCATCACTTCTCGATGTTTGTCCGTATCTGAGCGTAACGTAATTTTGGCCTACGAGGGGACACAGAAAAACATGTATCAGTCATTTTTGGATATTTTGCACGAGTAAACCCAAGTCTCGAAGctgaagagcaaaaaaaaagtttagtgtTTGATAAAACTTAACTTTAAACTACATGTACTTTTGAAATGTAGACGTATAGTTCATTGCAAAATGATTGGaagtctatcgccgtcaatggcgaaaaaggaatttaaaaaaaatgctctggCCATCATCACCTAGGCGTCTTGTCTTGTCGGCCTTGAGTGGCACTCTTGAATTGTGCCTCCAGTCTGCTGTAGATTCCCCCTGCTGGCTGTGGCGTAGACGTACGAAAGACTATAAATCCAAGTGGTCCATTGCCTGCACTGCGACACGATGCTCAACGCAAGCCGCCTCACCTCCTTAGTGTCCTTGGATCCGTTTTGCTCGTGGTCCCCAAAGCGCATCTTGGTGAGGTAATCAGTGATTTCAGCCATGCGACGCTGGTCTGTTAAGAAAAAGACGCACGTATGTCATGTTCGTGTGCATCACTAGGCCTATTTTAGGGgggtttcagaaaaaaagaccataaatagtaaggcttcttttcttaaaaaatgaccatgtatagtaaggctttctttttcttaaaaaatgaccatgtatactaagcctttttttctttgaaaaaaaatactatgtacagtaaggctttttttcctttaataaaTTACTTATATAGTAAGTTACTGTTGGATCAACCTAGATTTGATCCCAGGATCCTAGTATTACGAAGCCATCTCACTAATCACTTACGCCACCAGGACATATAACCCTGTGgtaccttaaaaaaatgactgtgtagtaaggcttttttctttgaaaaatgaccatgtatagtaaggctattttcttttaaaaaatgaccatgtaaaatgactttttttctttaaaaaatgaccatgtatactaagcctttttttccctaaaaaaaggactatgtaccgtaaggcttttttcgtttaaaaatgactttataTAGTCAGTTACAGTTAAACCAATGTGgtcttgaacccaggacccgatTGTTGTGAGGCCATCGTACTAATCACTCACACCACCAGGACATATTACTCTgtggtttctttaaaaaaagagaccatgtatagtaaggcttttttctttaaaaaaagaccatgtacagtaagacttttttcttaaaaaatgaccatgtataataaggctttttttctttataaaaatattaccatgtatagtaaggctttttttctataaaaatgaccatgtgtaaaggcgtttttttcttaaaaatgacgaTGTATTATAATGCtataaaaaaataccttttatCGTAAAAAACATGACTTCCAGGAGGCGAAGCCTCCCTTGTCCTCAGAACCTACTGACATCCCTGGTCTGACCTAATTATGTATTTCACCAACTCCTAAAAGTGTGTTTACCTTCCTCTCTCTGAGCATCTTGGTTGTACCGCATGGACCGAGAATTATCCCACTTAGTCTTCGAGATGCTCACTCTACAATTGCAAATACGTAAAGAGTCGCTGATATTGAACAGAAATATTGTGCCCTTAAagtcaaatgcattttttcacTTGAAAACTCACGTGAAAGAAGTGTTGTCTCTGCTTTGTGACTGTAAAGAAACCACAAGTTTGAAGTATTGTTATAGTCAACAACAATAGTAAAGGGTTCTAGTCACGTTCAGATTTTGTATCCAAACAAATACtcactttttctgtttgtttgactTTTCTCTGAAGGTTTGGTGAGGACAATTGCTTTTTCAGAACTCTGTTATTCTTCTTGGCCTTCTTTGCAgctgcacacacaaacaagaaGATGAGAACATAATCATAGACGGATCTGACACCATCTGCCGGTCACAGAAAGAAATAGTTGAATCAAAGGTTGCatgaaaataatattcattccCAACCACATTTCTGAAAATATATGAAGGGCCACACTTCACTACCTACAAGCAAACCACACTTGACCAATTTTGCACCTCAATATGAAGTCAAATGGTTAAAAAAGTGCTCTAAATAGAAATGAGAGATAGTGCACGGTTACTTAGTTCCTATGAATAGCTATTCTTAGTTTGTACTGAGATTTTTGGTCATATCATTTTTACAGCTTCATGATGAAACATTACAATTTTACTTCACCATACTGAACAGGTTTGTTGCTTTTGGAAAAGGGGTCATCGATTAAGTTCTTGACTGAAATTATTGGTTTAAAGAACAACAAAACCCCATCTTGTTTTACACAATGATGAAGGAGAACTACAGCTCCTTCATCATCAGACAGTTAGGTCAGCCTGCGCCAACAAAGTGTTGCTTCCACCGTCTGGCTATTGCCATGGAAACGTGGCCCTAAATTGCGGTAATATTCTGGTAACGGCGTAGCTAGTGCTCAttggatatatatatgtaatatagtaGTATATCATTAGTTATTGATGACTACTCCTGCCAACTGTTTGGGAGTAATGCATGCAAGATTATTGCCAGCAAAACATATAATCTACACAGAACAAAGACAACAccatttatttctatattaatCAATCTATTATTCATATGATGCTAATTTAATATACACAagtcttaaaagtcaaaaccTTTATTCATAACCTTTATTTTTCATAGCAACGGCTgccaattaattaattttgtgTGCTTGTAACAATGGCATGAATGTGatttttaaagctattttcaaaaataaacgcgctttgtttgttttggtttataTTTGGCTAGCCATCTATGttcttttagtgttttttaatgCCACGCAAAACCTTGAAAAGTGGGTTGTGATTAATCACTATGAGAACATGCTGGTCCCAGAGTGGACCAGTTTAGGAGTGCTCTCTTGATCTTCACACCAAGTAGCAACATCACCTTGCTTTTTGGACAACTCCTCTTCATCTCCCACCTCATCCTCGGTGACCTCAGACCCAGTTGTGTACTCGTCATCCTCTGAAGGGAGAGACTGCTGCCTCTGAAAGGACATGTTTGCATTGTActaacttgtttttgttttcttatatTTTGGACAACAAAATGAGTATGATTGAACTCTCGGTGCCTTGTTCAACAGAACCTAATGACCTAATATAGAGCTATCAACACACATGTCAAACTGTTACAGCAATCACCAACATTGTTACTGGTATTAGTTCTGTAGGCACCATCACAAATAGGATGTTTCATACATTTATTGTTGTATcgtcatattgcacagcactaTAAACGAAATGAATGAAACTATCTAATTTGCAGTTTAGGGATTACCagactttttttgtcatataaAGTAAGCAGTCCTACCAGCTGCAGACTCCAgttttttaaaagagaaaacTGGTTAAAAGAGAAAGGACCACATGTCAGAAAtaggaaaagagaaaaatgaaagaGAGAATGAGAAGGTCTTACAGTGCTTAATTCTCCTCTTTGGATTTTGAGCAGTGCTGGTTCCAAGAGGACTTCACAGTCCTTCTCCACATTGGTTGGGCACGCCTCACTTCAAACACAAAGAGCTGGATTAAAAATATCACATTGACAAGGGTTTGTTTGCTACACACCAAGattattgccaaattcaatgacgAAAActagaaatgaaaaatacaCTGGAATTACTCTATTTTattagttaatttatttaacatttcCTAGCAAATCTACTCTCAAAGCCTAATTAAAACCAACTgaattagagagaaaaaatcTACAGCAAACTATAAAACGTCCAAATGATACACTCACCTATCGGCAGGTGACGggtcagacacacaaacagcATCTCTATGTAGCAGAAGATCATTGAGAACTCTGGTCTGAGCCGACATGGCTTCATCACACTCGTCCTCACTTGGCACGTTGACGATGTGGTCTCGCATTCTACAACCCTGAGAGCACACGTCAGCAAACACGCATTCACACTGACAGAAAACCCATAAACTGACATCAAGATATGCTTTCTTGTCCCTAAATTGTACCTTGGGCATCCCAGTGGGATCAAAGCGCAGTACCGTCTGATTGCAACAGGGGTAAATTCCCGTCCCATTCCAGCTTTTGTCCGTCCCTGCCCCAGCGTAGGGGTACGTCACACTTTCTGGGTGGTAGCGGCAACGGGTCAACTCGGCACACATAAactcctgcacacaacaaaACAACGTAAATAAGTCTTTCCTACTGGATTTTTTTCTCGTCATATACGCAAACCTGCTGGCAACGGGAGCATGTGAGGCAGTTGACGGTTCCCCAGATTCTCCAATAGACCAGCACCCACGACTTGAGCTCCTCGTACAGATTGCCAATGTATTCGTTGACATCCCAGTTTTTTTGTCTgcacaaaaatagaaaataatagaaaaatagaAAGAGATCTTTGAGTAGAATGAAGAGTGTGGAGTGGAGCTGAGAAGTTGCTTTGTCATACCTTGAATGTGTGAAGACAATCTCTCCATGTGAGTCAATGTTGAATGTGCCTGGAACACAAGAAATCTTCCTGTGTGTGTCTTCAGTCAGCATTTTCAAGCACAGACCACACctaaatgtgtaaaaataaatgatttatttgaaaACACATGCATAACGTGACCAAAAACACCAGCCTTGAATCCAAGTATAGTTATTGTAATAGTACGTTAATTTAAATTGAGTCAAGCAACTTCCTAAAATGAAGAATTCAAGTCTAACTTCAGCCCATGGACAGAGATAAAATATTCCTGATTTTACAATGAAGCTAAAGGAGTATCAAAACTTGGATATAAATGCTCAATTTTGCTTTCTATTTGTATTTCAAATGGCGAAAgctataaaaacaaatacaaatgtttctcTTTTCACCTGTAAAGTGTTGAGGCATTTCTTGGGGAATCGCGATTCTTGTAGTTTGGGTCAAAGAGGAGTTCAATTTTCTTTTGGAACAATTTGCTTTATAAAGTAAGGAGGGAAAAACAGTCATTTATCACTGGTCAATAAACAGCTAAACAGGACAAAATACATGGAAATGGGACGACATGGTGTAGAAAGTTGATGATGAACATCCATGATAATTGATAATAATACCTTTTGAACTTATCTTTCTTGTCCCTAATGTCATCTGCCTCGTTGTGGTTGAAGAACCCGGCGATCCGAGATACCAAATTACTGTTGATGCAGTTCATGCTGCAGGGCGTGGCAACGATGGCGCTCATGTGTTTGTGGCAATACTGGATACACTCCTCCACCTGCACATAGATTGACGCACAACAGAAATATTTATTACATTGTAGG
Above is a window of Stigmatopora argus isolate UIUO_Sarg chromosome 11, RoL_Sarg_1.0, whole genome shotgun sequence DNA encoding:
- the sanbr gene encoding SANT and BTB domain regulator of class switch recombination isoform X2, producing MNRCSLDNNNFPFDNNVLVLDMVLGSLWGLSQPIDWESVAKIVPSFTPKECALRFEELKSCGGFPQVDDHCNAVITGLPSDTVSTILDTGEAAAMQGHQSANNITGRKATPTGKGHCASERTDKKVLTEDDEKPPKQKDPNMVIHVCDETKNLKQDFTCPREILIKEMCYFAEYLTVDSQRWEEVDISVHCDVQIFDWLMNYVRRNSSKDKPRLEPSNVISILISSEFLKMDTLVEECIQYCHKHMSAIVATPCSMNCINSNLVSRIAGFFNHNEADDIRDKKDKFKSKLFQKKIELLFDPNYKNRDSPRNASTLYRCGLCLKMLTEDTHRKISCVPGTFNIDSHGEIVFTHSRQKNWDVNEYIGNLYEELKSWVLVYWRIWGTVNCLTCSRCQQEFMCAELTRCRYHPESVTYPYAGAGTDKSWNGTGIYPCCNQTVLRFDPTGMPKGCRMRDHIVNVPSEDECDEAMSAQTRVLNDLLLHRDAVCVSDPSPADSEACPTNVEKDCEVLLEPALLKIQRGELSTFSLLKNWSLQLRQQSLPSEDDEYTTGSEVTEDEVGDEEELSKKQAAKKAKKNNRVLKKQLSSPNLQRKVKQTEKSQSRDNTSFTVSISKTKWDNSRSMRYNQDAQREEDQRRMAEITDYLTKMRFGDHEQNGSKDTKEPAGGIYSRLEAQFKSATQGRQDKTPRPKLRYAQIRTNIEK
- the sanbr gene encoding SANT and BTB domain regulator of class switch recombination isoform X1 — its product is MNRCSLDNNNFPFDNNVLVLDMVLGSLWGLSQPIDWESVAKIVPSFTPKECALRFEELKSCGGFPQVDDHCNAVITGLPSDTVSTILDTGEAAAMQGHQSANNITGRKATPTGKGHCASERTDKKVLTEDDEKPPKQKDPNMVIHVCDETKNLKQDFTCPREILIKEMCYFAEYLTVDSQRWEEVDISVHCDVQIFDWLMNYVRRNSSKDKPRLEPSNVISILISSEFLKMDTLVEECIQYCHKHMSAIVATPCSMNCINSNLVSRIAGFFNHNEADDIRDKKDKFKSKLFQKKIELLFDPNYKNRDSPRNASTLYRCGLCLKMLTEDTHRKISCVPGTFNIDSHGEIVFTHSRQKNWDVNEYIGNLYEELKSWVLVYWRIWGTVNCLTCSRCQQEFMCAELTRCRYHPESVTYPYAGAGTDKSWNGTGIYPCCNQTVLRFDPTGMPKGCRMRDHIVNVPSEDECDEAMSAQTRVLNDLLLHRDAVCVSDPSPADSEACPTNVEKDCEVLLEPALLKIQRGELSTFSLLKNWSLQLRQQSLPSEDDEYTTGSEVTEDEVGDEEELSKKQAAKKAKKNNRVLKKQLSSPNLQRKVKQTEKSQSRDNTSFTVSISKTKWDNSRSMRYNQDAQREEDQRRMAEITDYLTKMRFGDHEQNGSKDTKESFVRLRHSQQGESTADWRHNSRVPLKADKTRRLGQNYVTLRYGQTSRSDG
- the sanbr gene encoding SANT and BTB domain regulator of class switch recombination isoform X3; amino-acid sequence: MNRCSLDNNNFPFDNNVLVLDMVLGSLWGLSQPIDWESVAKIVPSFTPKECALRFEELKSCGGFPQVDDHCNAVITGLPSDTVSTILDTGEAAAMQGHQSANNITGRKATPTGKGHCASERTDKKVLTEDDEKPPKQKDPNMVIHVCDETKNLKQDFTCPREILIKEMCYFAEYLTVDSQRWEEVDISVHCDVQIFDWLMNYVRRNSSKDKPRLEPSNVISILISSEFLKMDTLVEECIQYCHKHMSAIVATPCSMNCINSNLVSRIAGFFNHNEADDIRDKKDKFKSKLFQKKIELLFDPNYKNRDSPRNASTLYRCGLCLKMLTEDTHRKISCVPGTFNIDSHGEIVFTHSRQKNWDVNEYIGNLYEELKSWVLVYWRIWGTVNCLTCSRCQQEFMCAELTRCRYHPESVTYPYAGAGTDKSWNGTGIYPCCNQTVLRFDPTGMPKGCRMRDHIVNVPSEDECDEAMSAQTRVLNDLLLHRDAVCVSDPSPADSEACPTNVEKDCEVLLEPALLKIQRGELSTRQQSLPSEDDEYTTGSEVTEDEVGDEEELSKKQAAKKAKKNNRVLKKQLSSPNLQRKVKQTEKSQSRDNTSFTVSISKTKWDNSRSMRYNQDAQREEDQRRMAEITDYLTKMRFGDHEQNGSKDTKESFVRLRHSQQGESTADWRHNSRVPLKADKTRRLGQNYVTLRYGQTSRSDG